The Thermofilaceae archaeon region CTTCGTTGTGGCAGAGCCCTTGACGCTCGACGAGGTAGCCGCGAAGCTTAGGGGCTACGGTGTCGCTGAGGTCGTCGAGCTGGAGGGGAGGGAGGTTGAAGTGGGGTTTAGGGTCGCCGATCTTCAGCCCGCGGAGGGAGGGTTAAAGGGCGTTTTCGAGGAGAGCTTTCTGGCGAGCTTGAGGTACAGGGGGGAGGAGCTCCGCGTCCCCGTGTCGGTGGTGACGGAGTTCTGGTTCTTCGAGGTGAAGGGCAAGCTCTTCCTCACTGTGGCAGCGAGGAAGGCGAGAGCCAACAGAGTGGCGTCGAGGATCTCGGCCGCGATCGCCGCCGGTAGGAGGAGGGGCGTCGTACTCGAAGCTCTGATTCCCGAGAAGGTGTTCAGGGGGCTCTACGAGGGCAGGCCCCAGTCGGTTAAGGTGGTTGTCTTCACGGACGTGAGGCTCCCAGACGTGGGGAAGCTAACGCTGTACGGGAGCCAGCTGGCCAGCTCGGGCCTCTACAGCGAGTACCTGAGGCTGGGGAGCGTGTGGTACGTCGTTTTCGAGGCTGACGAAGGGCTCGTGGTTGGTGTTACGAGGAACTGCATCGTCACCTTCTTCTCCCGCTTGGATCCAGCCGTCGCTCTCAGCTTCGTGCGGGAGAAGATTCTACCGCTCGCCGGGGAGGAGGCTCCTCAACGCTAAAAACCTTTTAAAAGCACGCTGCGGCCCCGGCTACATGGGTGGCTACTTCGTAAAAATAGTCGCTTCACTGGGCCCGAGCAGCACAGACGAAGACCTCGTCTTGAGAATGGCGGAGAGCGGCGCCGATGCTTTCAGGACAAACTTCGCGCACGGGGATCCAGAGGTTTGGATCCGCAGGTTGAGAGCCGTTAGAGCGGCAGAGGAGAAGCTGGGGAAGCCTCTAGCCATGATTGGTGATCTGAAGGGCCCCTCAGTGAGGGTGGGCGAGATGGCGGAGCCCCTGCGCCTGAAGCAGGGGGACAGGGTGCTGATAGCCCCCAGCGGGGAGAGACGCGAGCTGCCCGTTATACCCGTACCCTTCGCCAGCCTCTTCGAATCCGTTGAGGTCGGGGACGAAGTGCTGATCGACGACGGCAGGGTTCGGCTAAAGGTGGTGGACAGGAGAGGTGACGCTCTGGAGTGCGTATCGCAGACGGATGCTCTCGTCGAGCAGGGCAAGAACGTTTCCTTACGCGGCAAGGATATCGACGCGCCGCTCATCAACGAGCGCGACCTACTGGCGTTGAAGGTTGCAGCGGCTGAGGGCTTCGACTTCATCGGTGTGAGCCACGTCAGGGATGCTTCGGACGTCGAGGAGGTCAAGAGGATTCTGAGGAGCTACGGGTCGGACGCGTGGGTGATCGCTAAGATAGAGACTCTGAGCGCCCTACGGAACCTCGACTCTATCATCGAGGTCAGCGACGTCGTCCTAGTGGCTAGGGGCGATCTTGGCATACGGCTGAACCTCGAGGAGGTCCCCTACTACCAGAAGCTGATCGTCGAAAAGTGCCTGAAAGCGGGGAAGCCCGTCATCGTAGCCACACAGTTCCTCGCCTCGATGATCGATGGCGACTCGCCCACTAGGGCGGAGGCCGTTGACGTGAGCGTGGCTGTTGAGCAGGGCGTTGACGCCATCATGCTGACCAACGAGACGTCCGTCGGGAAGAGGCCGCTGGAAACTGTACGCTGGCTAGCCCGGTTGATCAGGTTCGCCGAGGAGAAGATGGTGGACAGCAAGCTGAACGAGCTTTCCGCGAAGGCCAGGATGAGAGCGCTCTGCGAGGAAGACTGTTTCGTGAGGGGCGTCGTCGAGCTGGCTGAGGGCATGGGAGCGAAGCTGGTCACCTACAGCGTGAAAGGAAGGATGGCAGTGAAAGTCGCTTCACAGAGGCCCACAATCCCGGTCTACGTCGGCACACCCAACGCTCGGGTGGCGAGAAAGCTCTCCCTTCTCTGGGCCCTCCACCCAGTGCTCGTAACCTCGCAGGACTACGATGAAGGTTTGAGGGAGACCCTGTCGCGTTGCCTTAACGCGGGCTTCGCTAAAACGGGAGAAACCCTCGTACTAGCGTACGGGTTAAGGGAGCTGGAGCAGAAGATAATCGTGAAAAGGCTAGCAGCAAAGTGCGGTTGAAGGGGCTACCCCTCCGGTGGAATCTACATTCCTCAAATTCCAGCTGCCTTTCCGGGGTTTTCCTTTTACCCCTCACCCCTTTAGGTAGTATCGATGAAGCTGAGAACCCTACCGGTGCTCGCGCTTGCTGCGCTGCTACCAGCTCTTGTTGCAGCCCAAACCTTGACGGTGAAAGCCACTGTAAGTTACGAGTTCGAGGCCGGCGTAGCGACAGCTGTAGTCAAAGTGATCATCGTGGGGGCTGCCAACACGACGTACGGTGTGGAGGTTCGCGGTCCCGGCGGCGAAGTGGTGGCCTTGAAGGAAGCTTACACCGACGGTAGCGGGCTGGCCACTCTCACCCTCGAGCTACCCGACGTCTACCCAGCGGGCTCTTACACCGTGTACGTCAGCGGCGGTGGTGAAAACGCTACAGCGACATTCGAGATCCGGTGGGAGAAGCCCGCCGAGGAGGCGGCACCCACGGGACCGGTGCCATCCGTAGCTGCGCAAAACCTCGTTAGAGTCGCCTCCAGGTTGTCCAGCCTCGTGCACTGCCGCAACGAGATCTTAGCCGCAGCCAACGTGACGCAAACCGAGTATGCGAGCCTCTACCAGCAGGTGCTGAACCTTACCTCCGTAGGCGACAAGTACCTTGCCCTTGCGAACGAGTCTCTCAACAACGCCGACTATACGGCAGCCTTCCGGTACGCTCACGCGGCGATACAGAGCTACGGCGCAGCCCTCGAGCTTCAGGAGTTCATCAAAGATCAGCTCGACATTTCGTTTGCGGCGTGCAGGTTCGTCCTGGCACCGGTTGAACCACCCGTTCCTAAGGGCCCGGAGGCGAACCGAACCTGCAAGTGGACGCCCGAGTTCTACCCGCTGATGACGGCACTAGATGTTGCGGAGCGCAGAATCGAGGAGCTGGAGAAGCTCGTCGCAAGAGCGGCTGAAAACGGGTACAACGTTTCCGAGATCGCGCAGCTCCTCGAGCGGGCTAAAAGCCTGGTCGAGGAGGGCCGCAAGCTAGCCCAGGCGTGCAACGAGAGCGAGGCTGCCCACCGCTTAGCTGAGGCGAAGAAGCTGCTAGGCCTCGCAAACGCGGCTCTAGCGAGGCTTGGAACTCAAAGGCTCGTCAGAGATATGGCGAGAAGGGGGGTAGAGGTGAACGAGACGGACATCGAGTCTATAGGCAGAGCCTTGAGGAGCGGAAAGGCTGTCGAAAAAATCGCTGAACTAGTGAACAGAACCCTAAGCAGGGTACGAGAGAGGGTGGAAAAGCAAATAAGGTTGGAGAAAGAGGAAATGGAAAAGCTGGAAAAGAGGCTGCAGAAACTCGAGGAAATTATTAATAAGCTAACGGAGCGCCAAGTTCCACAGCAAGCCCGGGAAACGGTAGAAAAAGCGAGGGAAATCGCTCAGAAAGTGAGGGAGGAGGCTACAAAGAGGGCTGGGGGAAGGGGTAAGTAATTCCACCCTTTTTTATTGTTGAATTATAGCGTCAGTGGAAGCTCTCTTTTTAGCAATCGGTTACTACAGGCTGGCTCTGACGATGATAATTAACCGGTTGTTTGAATTTTTCTCTTTACGTAATCTCTCACGAATTTTTCGAGCTCTTTCATGAACTCTTCATCCTCAGGGAGCTTTTCGAAGATCTCTTTCAACTCCTCGCAGCCCGCGGGCAGGGCGATGTCGAGCGTGATGTGGGGTCTTCCCAGCGCCTCATCGACCAATTCAATTTCCTCCCTGCACTTCTCCTCGAAGTTCCTGAACCTTTTCATGATCATTCTCTCAAGCGTGTCATCCTCCATGCTCTCACCATGCAAGCAGATTGAAGCGAAGTAATAAGTAGATCGTTGAGACTAGCAACCAGATCCCGGTCAGTGGTATTCCGATCTTCGATATGGACCACGGGTCGACCTTGTAGCCTTCCCTCCTCAAAGCGCCCAGCGTCAGGACGATGACGTAGCTGCTCACCGGTAGGCCCACACCGCTCAGGTTTGAGCCGACCACAAGAGCGACCCAGAGGGCCCTCTTGTCTGGGAACGGTAGCCCATCGACGAGCGGGATGAACGAGAGAGCCGTGATGACGTTGGGCACGAACAGGCCCAGCGTGCCGCTAATGAAGAGTATGAAGAGGGTTGAGGCAACAAGCGAGCCCCCGCTCAGCTCACGCGTGAATTCCACGAAGCCTCTCATGGCATCAGCTCTCTCGACAACTCCAACCAGTGCGGTGAAGGCAGCTGCGAAGAACACGGTATCCCACTCCACCCTCCTTAGCACCTCTGAGGTATCGAAGCCGGAGACGGCGAGGGCCGCTGTGCCAACGAGTAGGGCAGCCCCGCTGACCGGTAGATCCAGCAGTGAGGCCACAACGAGCGATGAGATCATCGATGCGAGGACAACGGCGCCCTTAATGGCATCCACGATGCTGACGTGCACGTCCATTAAGCTTTCGACTGATACCTGCGTCCTTAACTTTGGGCTGTAATAGGAGTAGAGAAAGAGGAGGGTGACCCCGTAGAGTATGAACTCGAGGGGAAGGATGTATAGCGCGAACTCCAGGAAGTTGAAGCCAGCCCTCAAGCCCACAACCATGTTTGGGAGCGATCCGGTGAGCATCCCTGTTCCGCCCAGGTTCACCATCACCGCGGACGCGATAGCGAAGGGTAGCAGGTCGAGGCCGCTGAGCTTCGCAAGAGCTCCCATGAGCGCCGTGAAGAGGAGGATCGCGGCTTCATCGCTCAGGAGGAGCGATGTGAGTGCGCTCATCAGCCCTACGGACACGAGCAGCAAGCCGGGTTTCTCGGCGCTCCTGCGCGTTACCTTCAGGGCGATGTAGCGGAAGGTGCCGTAGCGGTCGACGATCTCCACGACGATCATGACGGAGATTATCAGGGCAATCAGCTCCAAGTCAATGAGGCTGAGGGCCTCCTTGTACGTGAACAAACCGTCAGAGATTCCGAAGAAGACGGCTAGTGCCGCCCCCACCATGGCTGAGACTGAGAGGGGGAAGACCTCGGATATCGCTAACAGTACTACGAGGAGGTACGTTAGGAGGTACTTCGTCGGATCCATCGGCGTCACCCTGCCAGCTTCTCTATCAACCCCTCGATCCTCTCCCTCGCGTAGGTGTAGATGGTTCTCGCAGCATCATACAGCAGGATGACGAGAACGGCCAGCGTCATCAACCCGATAGCCACCCTGAGGGTTGAGCCGAGAGCATCAACACTCTCGGTGAAGGGTGTTACAGCAGCTGCGATCAAAACGGCGAGTAGGGCATAAGCGAGATCCCGGACGATCCTTTTCCCCGGTTCAGCTGCGCCACCGATTCTTCGCGAAACCAGCGCGAAGAAGGGGTCGACAGCCCGGATGAAGTTGTAGAGCGCTGTCGCAGCAAAGGCAAGAGAGAGAAGGAAGAGGAAGACCCAGAACAGCCGTTCAAGGCTTGAGAAGGGTGGGGGGATCCCCGGGATGCCGACTCCCGACAGGAGGGGAGGGATGATCAAGCTGAGCAGGTAGAACCCTAGAGCCACCACCGCGTAGCTCGCCGCCGCGGCCAGCCTGGCTTTAAGCAGCCTCGTATCAACGCTGCTCATAGCGTGCACTACTCACCCCCCATGATTAAAAGCTTGCCCGGAATAGTTGAGAAACGATGGGTTCTCAACTGCTCGAAGAAGTGATTTTCAAACTGGATTGCCAGTTACCTCGGCAGACTAGCCAAGCGAGCCCTGTAAAGTTACCATTTATAAGCAAGTATAGCGAAATTTTTAATAGAACAATTTCTGGTCTACTTTTCTCTCCTCTAAAAGAGAAGCTAAACTTAAAAAGTTTAAAGTAGACGCGTAGTGAGCATGGCTGAGCTAAGGATGAAATCCAAACAGGTGCGGATCTCGTGCAGCCAATGCCAGGAGACTTCACTCGTTCAAATACACAGGGAGGGCTTGCACGCGTTCATTTGCCCCTACTGCGGTCAACCGCATCTTCTGCTGGTGGACGCTAACTTAGGCTTGCGAGACTTCCGCCCTGTAAGCAACGTCCCCGCCCGTAAACCCTTCGACATCGCCCGAATACGAGTGAAGGATGAATCCCTAATACCCTCCCATCTGAAGCCCTTCCTCGACGCGATCAGGAGGGGTGTGTTACCGCCGAGGGTTGAGGAAGCCCTGGAGCTGCTCAGGGAGCTCGACCTCCTCGAGGTCGAAGAGTAGCATGTCGTTCAGTAGCTACTTCATCAGGAAGTTCCTGAGAAGCCCGAGGGAGGCATTGCACGTTATCCGCGTGAGCGAAGAGCTGTCGAAGTACATCACTTGGAAGCTGGTCCAGATCCTCGAGGAGCACGGCATTCTGGACTCTCTGCAGGAGAAACCGTGGTGGGAGCACGCGGATAAGGACCTGGCCAAGTACGTGATCGATCTACTCGTTGAGGAAGGGTACGCCAAGTGGGTTGGAGACAGGATGAAGCTCGTATCGAAGCCCGAGAGACCTCATGTAACCACCCTGGAAGCCTCAGACCTGATCCCCGCCATCGACTACGCTCTCTCCAACCTCCCTCGAGCGCTGGAAACGGGTGAGAAACCCAGCCTTACGGAGGCAAGGGCTCCCTACGCGAAGCTCCTCGGGAATCTCGCTTACCGCTTAACGATAGAGATAGCCGTGGAGGAGACGGGGTTGAACCGGCTGCCCGAGACCGCAAAGATCGTAGATGTACTCCCAAGGATCGGTACCTCTACAGTCGCTCTCCTCGAGATGACGAGGGCCCACGTGATCGCGGCCGAGCCGCACCCCGAAAACATCTCTGTCATCGAGAGGACGGTTAGGCTGATGGGCCAGCAGCCCCGAGTCACCTTCGTCCGCTATCTACCGGAGGAGCTAAAGCTGCAGGAGAAAGTCGACGCCGCCTTCATGGCTGACATACTCCACTGGGTTTTCAACCCGAGGCTAGCCCTCAGCACCGTGAGAGATTGCTTGAAGGACGGCGGCTTCCTCGCCATACTGCAGTCCGTTTACTCGTCGGCGGGCCTCGTCACCTGCCTCCCCGACTACCTCCTCGGCGCCTACAGGCCACCACCCCGTAGCAGCGAGCTACGCGAGCTCCTGGAAGAGTCCGGATTCAGGGTGAAGAAGTGGCTGGAATCCTCTGGCGTAGTTGTAGCGAGAGCTGAGATCGGGTAGAGCGGCGCCGAAGCCCTCAGGCCTTCACAGCCGTATCGGTCGCCGGCTCAATCCGTTGTTCCGCGCAAACGCTCACGCTGTAGCTCTAGTTAGACGCTCGACCCACCTCCTGAGCCTGTACTCCCTCCCCACTCGCGTGATGATCCCCCTCCGCTCGAGCTCCGCGGCAAGCTTATCAGCCGGGGCTCCGGCGGCAAGCAGCTCGAGAGCTCGCAGGTAATCGCTGTGGACGGCGAGGGGTATCGTCGGTATCTCCACCACCTCCCTCATCGCCTCGTGGATGTAGTACACGCGGTCGAAGCCCAGCAGGCAGGCCGCCGCGTAGACGACGGCTGTCTCCGGTTTAAACCCCCCAGTCGCGTTCAAGTAGATGCTCCTCCCCCTGTGCTTCACTGCCAGAGCCGTTATCCGGTCCAGCAGGTTGTAGAGGCCCTCCTCGAAGTCCCTACCGAGCTTCTCCACCCTGTAAACCTCAGCTTCCACCCCGTGTGTCGCGGTGAGGTACTCCTTCAGCAGCCTGGCGCAGAGCTCGCACACGCCCGAGTCCGTCGCCAGCAGCTCGGCCAACCCCACCCGGCCTTCATCGAGGTACCTCCACATGGCGTTCAACTCCGCGCTCAGCTCGCGAGGTTTCACCTTCAAGATCTCATAGAGCGCTCTAAACTCCGGCTGCCCCGGAACCCCCCTCTCTCCGGCCTCCACGTCATCCTTGGATCCAGGTGTTGCGCGCGCCCACCTCCTAACCCGATCCGCCAAGTCCGGGGGTAGCCCGGGGTCCTGCGCAGCGTTCCTGACGATGCTGGTCCCCACAGTCACTATGTGTACCTCATCCACGCCAGCCCGGTCGTAACGGGCGGTAAAAACGCTTACCTCTAGGAGCGAGAGTTTAAAGCGGCTGCAGACAAGCTACATTAGCTGATGAGAAGGGAGTCTAACGACCGGAAGGGATGAAGAGTGCCCGGTTGACTGATCCTTCTAGGATCCCTGCACACAGCCGGCGACCGGTTCCAGATGATCGGAGCGAAGTTCGGAGATTATTCAGATCCATATGGGGCTGGTATTCTCTGAAAAATCTCTCGTCAACCTTAGGAAAGCTCGTTCATGCTCGAGCGTTAAGGGGATAAATTAGTCAGGGCATGGGGCAGTTGCAGAGAGGATTCATAAAAGTTAAGCTTAAATACCAAAGGTGATATCTACAACACGATGAGCGCGGAATTCACTTGCCCAGAGTGCGGAAAGAAATTCGACAGAGAGATCTCACTGCGAATGCACATGATCAGGAAGCACAGGACAGCTAAAGTGCCACCCAAGAAGTAAAACCCCAACGGTTTATTAAAAGCATTTTTCTTTTTTCTTTTTAATCCCAATCCGAGTGATAGATCTTTCGAGGCTCTCGGTAGGAAAGCTCAGTCAAGGCTGATCATATCACCCTTCTAAGCCGCCTGAGCTCATCATCGGATCGAGTAACCCTGGCCCTGCCTAATAAAACCTAGCGAGTGTTTCGGTTGCGAATCAGCCTGCTCTCGTTTCCAGCTGAGATTGCTGGAGAAATTGCAACCCCTGTTGGATGTTGAGTTACCGCGTGCGAGGTGCGCCGCAGTGCGGGCAGTTGGTGAGGTCTTCCGGGTACATTGTTCCGCAGTAGAGGCATTTTACGTTCCTCTTCACCGACCCCGGCTCGGCGACGGAGATCTCAATCGTTCTACTAGTCGCGTCGGGCCTCCCTCTCACCGCGACCACGCCCTTCACCCTGTACTCCACCCTCCTCGAAGCGCTCTTGATGGTGGGAGGGAGTGTAGGGGGGATCGCGAAGCTGAACTTGAATGTGGCTGCGGAACCCGGCTCAAAGTGCAGGGGCCCGGAGAGGGGTATCTTCTGGTTGTGAAGGGTGGTGGATTCCCAAGTCTCTGTCTCAACTTCTCTCTTTAAGCTGGGGTTGTAAACGCGCTTCCTAACCTTGTTGCTCTCCACGCACGTGAACTCTATGCGGGTTTCATCGCTGTCGACTACCTCCTCTGAGACCACGCTCAAAGAGCCTTCAACCTCCTCCCCCAGCGCGTACAGGTACTTGCTGAGCGCTAAGTCGATTTTCATCCGGGGCGGCGTCATCTTCTCAGCGATCTTCTTCAGGAAGCTGATCTTCTCACCCCTTGCGCGCTAAGAGAAGGCCCCCGATCGAGAGAGCGATGATGAGGGCGGCGAAGTTGAGCAGCAGGTTGCCCGTTACCCGCTCTAGGAGCAGCGCTAACCCCAACCCGACCAGCAGCCCGCCCCAGAACCCGTGGTAGCTGCTACGGTCGTGCACGCCGTAGGCCAGCGTCCACGAGC contains the following coding sequences:
- the pyk gene encoding pyruvate kinase, with the protein product MGGYFVKIVASLGPSSTDEDLVLRMAESGADAFRTNFAHGDPEVWIRRLRAVRAAEEKLGKPLAMIGDLKGPSVRVGEMAEPLRLKQGDRVLIAPSGERRELPVIPVPFASLFESVEVGDEVLIDDGRVRLKVVDRRGDALECVSQTDALVEQGKNVSLRGKDIDAPLINERDLLALKVAAAEGFDFIGVSHVRDASDVEEVKRILRSYGSDAWVIAKIETLSALRNLDSIIEVSDVVLVARGDLGIRLNLEEVPYYQKLIVEKCLKAGKPVIVATQFLASMIDGDSPTRAEAVDVSVAVEQGVDAIMLTNETSVGKRPLETVRWLARLIRFAEEKMVDSKLNELSAKARMRALCEEDCFVRGVVELAEGMGAKLVTYSVKGRMAVKVASQRPTIPVYVGTPNARVARKLSLLWALHPVLVTSQDYDEGLRETLSRCLNAGFAKTGETLVLAYGLRELEQKIIVKRLAAKCG
- a CDS encoding SLC13 family permease — translated: MDPTKYLLTYLLVVLLAISEVFPLSVSAMVGAALAVFFGISDGLFTYKEALSLIDLELIALIISVMIVVEIVDRYGTFRYIALKVTRRSAEKPGLLLVSVGLMSALTSLLLSDEAAILLFTALMGALAKLSGLDLLPFAIASAVMVNLGGTGMLTGSLPNMVVGLRAGFNFLEFALYILPLEFILYGVTLLFLYSYYSPKLRTQVSVESLMDVHVSIVDAIKGAVVLASMISSLVVASLLDLPVSGAALLVGTAALAVSGFDTSEVLRRVEWDTVFFAAAFTALVGVVERADAMRGFVEFTRELSGGSLVASTLFILFISGTLGLFVPNVITALSFIPLVDGLPFPDKRALWVALVVGSNLSGVGLPVSSYVIVLTLGALRREGYKVDPWSISKIGIPLTGIWLLVSTIYLLLRFNLLAW
- a CDS encoding class I SAM-dependent methyltransferase, encoding MSFSSYFIRKFLRSPREALHVIRVSEELSKYITWKLVQILEEHGILDSLQEKPWWEHADKDLAKYVIDLLVEEGYAKWVGDRMKLVSKPERPHVTTLEASDLIPAIDYALSNLPRALETGEKPSLTEARAPYAKLLGNLAYRLTIEIAVEETGLNRLPETAKIVDVLPRIGTSTVALLEMTRAHVIAAEPHPENISVIERTVRLMGQQPRVTFVRYLPEELKLQEKVDAAFMADILHWVFNPRLALSTVRDCLKDGGFLAILQSVYSSAGLVTCLPDYLLGAYRPPPRSSELRELLEESGFRVKKWLESSGVVVARAEIG
- a CDS encoding putative CRISPR-associated protein, with the protein product MDEVHIVTVGTSIVRNAAQDPGLPPDLADRVRRWARATPGSKDDVEAGERGVPGQPEFRALYEILKVKPRELSAELNAMWRYLDEGRVGLAELLATDSGVCELCARLLKEYLTATHGVEAEVYRVEKLGRDFEEGLYNLLDRITALAVKHRGRSIYLNATGGFKPETAVVYAAACLLGFDRVYYIHEAMREVVEIPTIPLAVHSDYLRALELLAAGAPADKLAAELERRGIITRVGREYRLRRWVERLTRATA
- a CDS encoding C2H2-type zinc finger protein, giving the protein MSAEFTCPECGKKFDREISLRMHMIRKHRTAKVPPKK